Proteins found in one Seonamhaeicola sp. S2-3 genomic segment:
- a CDS encoding PadR family transcriptional regulator yields MKIENTKAQMRKGVLEFCILSVLKDNDAYVAEILDTLKDAKLLVVEGTIYPLLTRLKNAGLLSYRWEESTSGPPRKYYGLTETGKLFLKELDTTWNELSNAVNIVTSQKNT; encoded by the coding sequence ATGAAGATAGAAAACACCAAAGCACAAATGCGTAAAGGGGTATTAGAATTCTGCATACTTTCTGTATTGAAAGATAATGATGCGTATGTAGCAGAAATTTTAGACACCTTAAAAGACGCTAAGTTGCTGGTAGTTGAAGGAACTATTTATCCGCTACTAACACGACTAAAGAATGCTGGCCTTTTGAGTTATAGATGGGAAGAATCTACATCTGGCCCACCAAGAAAGTACTATGGTTTAACAGAAACCGGAAAATTATTTTTAAAGGAATTAGATACTACTTGGAATGAATTAAGTAATGCCGTAAATATTGTAACAAGCCAAAAAAACACCTAA